The following coding sequences are from one Wenzhouxiangella sp. AB-CW3 window:
- a CDS encoding peptidylprolyl isomerase: protein MHLIDRSVLMTVVSFPILISLLALASPLVANERYQAEFCLGFESDPLVRVGGIVTTELDFDAFMAGIPEADRTQFVASAERVANQLEALVMQRGVALNAKGDGLLDEDELLNARLMRRLESALNEIQIDRYIEARLLDDYTERARELYLTGPDRFREPRRYSFSHILIQTSNRGESGAMRLILDLYDRIESGESFEALVEEYSEDPASRENAGRYEAVTLDELDSNFARELRDLSEPGELSEPVRSRFGWHIIRLDEAHEREIPEWEEVADKAGQLARQRHRERLKERYLSSVLESDDLEVTPGVIERLQRRYGFDPETGLPARD from the coding sequence ATGCATCTGATTGATCGTTCTGTCCTGATGACGGTTGTTTCTTTCCCGATTCTGATATCGTTACTCGCTCTTGCTTCACCGCTGGTTGCCAATGAGCGCTACCAGGCCGAATTTTGCCTTGGGTTCGAATCCGACCCTCTGGTTCGAGTCGGTGGGATCGTCACCACGGAACTCGATTTCGATGCTTTCATGGCGGGCATACCGGAGGCAGACCGGACTCAGTTCGTGGCCAGCGCGGAGCGGGTTGCCAATCAGCTCGAAGCGCTGGTCATGCAGCGGGGGGTAGCACTGAATGCCAAGGGCGATGGCCTGCTTGACGAGGACGAGTTGCTGAATGCACGCCTCATGCGCAGACTCGAGTCGGCCTTGAACGAGATTCAGATCGATCGGTATATCGAGGCCCGTCTATTGGACGACTACACCGAGCGCGCACGGGAGCTCTACCTGACAGGTCCGGACCGGTTTCGTGAGCCTCGGCGATACAGCTTCTCGCATATTCTGATACAAACCTCCAACAGGGGTGAGAGCGGTGCCATGCGTCTGATCCTCGATCTGTATGATCGGATCGAATCGGGGGAGTCCTTCGAGGCGCTTGTGGAGGAGTATTCGGAAGATCCTGCCAGCCGGGAGAACGCTGGACGTTACGAAGCCGTAACCCTGGATGAGCTTGACAGCAACTTCGCGCGAGAACTCAGGGATTTGTCGGAGCCGGGTGAACTGAGTGAGCCGGTACGCTCTCGCTTCGGCTGGCACATCATTCGTCTCGATGAGGCGCACGAGAGAGAGATCCCGGAATGGGAAGAGGTCGCCGACAAGGCCGGTCAACTGGCACGGCAACGACACCGGGAGCGGCTGAAGGAGCGCTACCTGTCCAGTGTGCTGGAGTCGGATGACCTGGAGGTCACGCCCGGCGTCATTGAACGTTTGCAGCGCCGCTATGGGTTTGATCCCGAAACGGGTCTCCCGGCCAGGGATTGA
- a CDS encoding ABC transporter permease — MRNSIKSVRAAGLGLSSMLGQLIWRDIRSRFIGSASGWIWLILTPLLLLAVYGFVFGVIFRARVPDGLDIPFVAWLAVALWPWLAFSEGVLRGSRAILEHSALISKVAIRRELLVVSSVTSAFLLHLAGYLVVLVALQLTGTPVHFAGLPTVALTLLTLYLFALGLGLGLAAVQVFLRDLEQALPTLFMFWFFLTPILYAPEMLPERFSGWLDLNPMTWWMTQVRGPLLWGELLPGMALLALGAAGLLALYLGWRLFRRLSPYFEDFL, encoded by the coding sequence GTGCGCAACTCGATAAAAAGTGTGCGTGCTGCCGGGTTGGGCCTGTCGTCCATGCTGGGGCAGTTAATCTGGCGCGACATCCGTTCGCGCTTTATTGGCAGTGCCAGCGGCTGGATCTGGCTGATTCTCACGCCGCTGCTGCTGCTGGCGGTGTACGGCTTCGTGTTCGGCGTGATCTTCCGGGCCCGCGTGCCCGATGGGCTGGACATTCCCTTCGTGGCCTGGCTGGCCGTGGCACTGTGGCCATGGCTGGCCTTTTCCGAGGGCGTGCTGAGGGGCTCACGTGCCATTCTTGAACACTCCGCCCTGATTTCCAAGGTGGCCATCCGGCGCGAGTTGCTGGTGGTCTCCTCGGTCACATCGGCTTTCCTGCTCCATCTTGCCGGTTACCTGGTGGTGCTTGTTGCGCTGCAACTGACTGGTACACCGGTGCATTTCGCGGGGCTGCCGACGGTGGCGCTGACCCTGCTGACGCTCTACCTGTTTGCACTGGGCCTGGGGCTTGGGCTGGCGGCAGTGCAGGTGTTTCTGCGTGACCTGGAACAGGCGCTGCCCACCCTGTTCATGTTCTGGTTCTTTCTCACCCCGATACTGTATGCCCCCGAAATGCTGCCCGAGCGGTTTTCGGGCTGGCTGGATCTCAACCCCATGACCTGGTGGATGACACAGGTGCGCGGCCCGTTGCTGTGGGGTGAATTGCTGCCCGGCATGGCGCTGCTGGCACTTGGCGCGGCCGGTTTGCTGGCACTTTATCTGGGTTGGCGACTGTTCCGACGCCTCAGCCCCTATTTCGAGGACTTTCTGTGA
- a CDS encoding ABC transporter ATP-binding protein, whose protein sequence is MSEVLLRLEGVTKVYPPTVQAGQRLRAFWQVLLRGSASGGTRVLEEVSFEVPRGQSMAVIGGNGAGKSTLLKIVTGVLAPTTGHIESRGSSAALLELGAGFDPEYSGLDNLRMNAAFLGLSTEQVAERLDDILAFADIGASIHEPVKHYSSGMVVRLGFAVVASVRPDLLITDEVLAVGDESFQKKCIRWIERYLADGGTLLMVSHNMYQVQKLCRNAIWLDGGQVRAQGDVFDVTQSYLAWHERKDAAERGARRNRESGTLYRVSRPEFPEHELASPVLETGQPLTVRLHLRSPDERAPAALIGVVRADGTPVYGVSSDQEGVSLQECAPGEYRIDVHFPALNLLPGGYAIRAHAMDPEGLRVHDTAEQEFSVSGRTRELGMVRLAHEWRQP, encoded by the coding sequence GTGAGCGAGGTTCTGCTCCGGCTTGAAGGGGTGACCAAGGTCTATCCGCCGACCGTTCAGGCGGGGCAGCGCCTGCGTGCCTTCTGGCAGGTCCTGCTGCGCGGATCGGCCAGTGGTGGCACCCGGGTGCTGGAGGAAGTCAGTTTCGAAGTGCCTCGTGGCCAGTCCATGGCGGTGATCGGCGGCAACGGAGCGGGCAAGTCGACACTTCTCAAGATTGTGACCGGTGTTCTGGCGCCTACCACCGGCCACATTGAAAGCCGGGGCAGCTCGGCCGCGTTGCTGGAACTGGGTGCGGGGTTCGACCCGGAGTATTCCGGGCTGGACAACCTGCGCATGAATGCCGCCTTTCTCGGTCTGTCGACCGAACAAGTAGCCGAGCGGCTGGACGATATTCTTGCCTTTGCCGATATCGGTGCTTCCATCCACGAACCGGTCAAGCATTATTCCTCGGGCATGGTGGTCAGATTGGGTTTCGCGGTCGTTGCTTCTGTGCGCCCGGACCTGCTGATCACCGACGAGGTGCTGGCCGTCGGTGACGAGTCCTTTCAGAAAAAGTGCATACGCTGGATCGAACGCTACCTGGCCGATGGCGGCACCTTGCTGATGGTTTCCCACAATATGTACCAGGTGCAGAAGCTGTGCCGAAACGCCATCTGGCTCGACGGCGGGCAGGTGCGTGCCCAGGGTGATGTCTTCGATGTCACGCAGTCCTACCTGGCCTGGCATGAGCGCAAGGACGCTGCCGAGAGAGGTGCGCGCCGCAATCGCGAGTCTGGCACGCTTTATCGCGTTTCGCGCCCGGAGTTTCCGGAGCACGAGCTGGCCAGCCCGGTATTGGAAACCGGCCAGCCGCTCACGGTGAGATTGCACCTGCGCTCGCCCGATGAACGCGCCCCGGCGGCGCTGATTGGCGTGGTCCGCGCCGATGGCACCCCGGTTTACGGGGTTTCCAGCGACCAGGAGGGTGTGTCGTTACAAGAGTGTGCGCCGGGAGAATATCGGATCGATGTGCATTTCCCAGCGCTCAATCTGCTGCCTGGTGGCTACGCCATTCGGGCGCACGCCATGGACCCGGAAGGCTTGCGCGTGCACGATACCGCTGAGCAGGAGTTCAGCGTCAGCGGCCGCACGCGGGAACTGGGCATGGTGCGCCTGGCGCACGAGTGGAGGCAGCCATGA
- a CDS encoding glycosyltransferase family 2 protein has product MIAVVVPVFNAPAETARCLAALAATVDEQVPVVVIDDASDDVEVAEVLAGMPSHWVRVHNEKNLGFVATANLGMALAGEADIVLLNADTQVTAGWLEAIRRCANSDTSIASITPLTNNGEIASIPEFCRPNPWPEDAECWARACRESGEPMCPEVPTGVGFCMYLRRACLDCIGEFDEQAFGRGYGEENDWCMRAMQAGWRHVLCDEAFVAHQGGASFGPLGLAPGGQAMETLLQRYPDYMDRVSAFIEADPMATRRQQIINHYNQLAANATRQPRT; this is encoded by the coding sequence ATGATCGCCGTCGTCGTGCCGGTGTTCAACGCGCCGGCCGAAACGGCCCGCTGCCTGGCCGCGCTGGCCGCAACGGTCGATGAGCAGGTTCCGGTGGTGGTGATTGACGATGCATCGGATGATGTCGAAGTGGCCGAAGTGCTTGCCGGAATGCCGTCGCACTGGGTCCGGGTTCACAACGAGAAAAACCTGGGATTCGTGGCCACGGCCAACCTCGGGATGGCGCTGGCCGGCGAGGCCGACATCGTGCTGCTCAACGCCGACACCCAGGTCACCGCGGGCTGGCTGGAAGCGATCCGGCGTTGTGCCAACAGCGATACCTCGATTGCTTCGATCACGCCCTTGACCAACAATGGCGAGATTGCCTCCATTCCCGAATTCTGTCGTCCAAATCCCTGGCCAGAGGATGCCGAATGCTGGGCCCGGGCCTGTCGTGAGTCGGGTGAGCCCATGTGCCCGGAGGTGCCCACGGGTGTGGGTTTTTGCATGTACCTGCGCCGGGCCTGCCTGGATTGCATCGGTGAGTTCGATGAACAGGCTTTCGGGCGCGGCTATGGCGAGGAGAACGATTGGTGCATGCGCGCCATGCAAGCCGGTTGGCGCCACGTGCTGTGCGACGAGGCCTTTGTCGCCCACCAGGGCGGCGCCAGCTTCGGTCCCCTGGGCCTGGCTCCCGGCGGTCAAGCCATGGAAACCCTGCTGCAACGCTACCCGGACTACATGGATCGCGTCAGCGCGTTTATCGAGGCCGACCCGATGGCGACGCGCCGCCAGCAGATCATCAACCACTACAACCAGTTGGCTGCAAACGCCACTCGCCAACCTAGAACCTAG
- a CDS encoding class I SAM-dependent methyltransferase — MSDQPELDFTGERFTPECVREMAYEHWHRYAWAAEVVAGLEVLDAACGEGYGSRLLSARAARVRGIDVSEVAVDHARQRYAGERLGFDCGDATELPYDTDSFDAVVSFETLEHLAEQDRLLAEFRRVLRPGGFLLISSPDRKTYSDETGYDNPYHVRELYRDEFEQLLGRHFPAWRLWGQKLMFVSALWQLSGGDRAQWLLDDEGHVQAGDRPAYPPLYLLAAAAASEQCLPDLPAHSLYGDRAESVYAHYNEEVAKHIRAGHLLAERDAEIERLRRQLDQPWWRRLIQGS; from the coding sequence ATGTCTGACCAACCCGAACTCGATTTCACCGGTGAACGCTTCACGCCCGAGTGCGTGCGCGAGATGGCCTATGAGCATTGGCATCGTTACGCCTGGGCGGCCGAGGTCGTGGCCGGGCTGGAAGTGCTCGATGCCGCCTGTGGCGAGGGATACGGCAGCCGCCTGCTGAGCGCGCGTGCCGCCCGGGTGCGAGGCATCGATGTGAGTGAGGTGGCGGTGGATCATGCCCGCCAGCGCTATGCTGGTGAACGACTGGGTTTCGACTGCGGCGATGCCACCGAGCTGCCCTACGACACCGATAGCTTCGATGCCGTGGTGTCGTTCGAAACCCTGGAGCATCTTGCCGAGCAGGACAGGCTGCTGGCCGAGTTCAGACGCGTGCTGAGGCCCGGTGGCTTTCTGCTGATCTCCTCGCCCGATCGCAAGACCTACAGCGATGAGACCGGTTATGACAATCCCTATCATGTCCGCGAGCTGTACCGTGACGAGTTCGAGCAGCTGCTGGGCCGGCACTTCCCGGCTTGGCGTCTGTGGGGCCAGAAACTGATGTTTGTCTCCGCCCTTTGGCAGTTGAGCGGCGGAGACCGAGCCCAGTGGTTGCTGGATGATGAGGGTCACGTTCAGGCCGGTGACCGCCCCGCTTATCCACCCCTCTACCTGCTGGCCGCGGCGGCCGCCTCCGAGCAGTGCCTGCCGGATCTGCCGGCCCATTCACTGTATGGCGATCGCGCAGAATCGGTCTATGCCCACTACAACGAGGAAGTGGCGAAACATATCCGGGCCGGACACCTGCTGGCCGAGCGCGATGCCGAGATTGAACGCCTGCGCCGGCAGCTCGATCAACCCTGGTGGCGGCGGCTAATCCAGGGCTCATGA
- a CDS encoding glycosyltransferase family 2 protein, producing MTGGTVTPLARVTAVIVNYNSGPWLERCINQLRGRNRPHPSVIVIDNASTDGSIERLPALEDLVVRRARRNLGFGRGVNQALRSIATEYLLVINPDCLIVPDALLRLVDELDRHPQAALVSGRVFDMSGNEQRGSRRRLPTREQVLGEVLPFSRRPGIDLTGEPAPVEAVEVEAVSGACMLIRTRALQEVGGFDPAFHMHFEDLDLMARFREAGWSIRLDPGVIVSHAGGVSSRQRAVGVMLAKHRSLWRYLNKHCADDWSLWSRWLWKTAIVAHAMLRLPLELLKR from the coding sequence ATGACCGGCGGCACTGTGACACCACTGGCCCGGGTGACCGCGGTCATCGTCAACTACAACTCGGGGCCATGGCTGGAACGCTGCATCAATCAGCTCCGCGGCCGGAATCGGCCGCATCCATCGGTCATCGTCATTGACAACGCCTCGACTGATGGCAGCATCGAGCGATTGCCCGCACTGGAAGATCTCGTGGTGCGTCGCGCACGGCGCAACCTGGGTTTCGGGCGGGGCGTGAACCAGGCCTTGCGCAGTATTGCCACCGAGTACCTGCTGGTCATCAACCCCGACTGTCTGATCGTGCCCGATGCACTGCTTCGCCTGGTCGATGAACTGGATCGACACCCGCAGGCCGCACTGGTTTCGGGGCGGGTTTTCGATATGTCCGGCAACGAACAGCGTGGCAGTCGTCGTCGACTTCCCACCCGCGAGCAGGTGCTGGGTGAGGTGCTGCCCTTCAGCCGTCGCCCGGGCATTGACCTGACCGGCGAGCCGGCACCCGTTGAGGCGGTGGAAGTCGAAGCCGTGTCCGGCGCCTGCATGCTGATTCGCACCCGGGCCCTGCAGGAAGTCGGCGGTTTCGACCCGGCCTTTCACATGCATTTCGAGGACCTGGACCTGATGGCCCGTTTTCGTGAGGCCGGATGGAGTATTCGACTGGACCCGGGCGTGATCGTCTCGCATGCCGGCGGGGTGTCGTCGCGTCAGCGCGCCGTGGGCGTGATGCTGGCCAAGCATCGCAGTCTCTGGCGCTATCTCAACAAGCACTGCGCGGATGACTGGTCGCTTTGGAGTCGATGGCTTTGGAAAACGGCCATCGTCGCCCACGCCATGCTGCGCCTGCCGCTGGAGCTGTTGAAACGATGA
- a CDS encoding NAD-dependent epimerase/dehydratase family protein, producing the protein MNGDPVILVTGASGAVAGALMDRTVGQGVRVLAVSSHGPQHSWPHVTWFEQDLERGPADVRAGTLVSLGALRHALAQVERGIGTGRVLAVSPALGEQLALVRGRKLTESDRELPQIEDRLRAACRERDITLTLLKPSLVYSGGDDGSFAPTAWSLSQRSVLWLGQGGLRQPVHADDLASLILRCLQLGDDSAGSWSLAGDETLSIAAMLERVASRFGVPIRRLPVPAWWARRSLDTLDLSPALRVDLAGLYGHDLLPDDSPARRRLGWQPQGFRP; encoded by the coding sequence ATGAACGGTGACCCGGTGATTCTGGTCACGGGTGCCTCCGGTGCGGTTGCCGGCGCCCTGATGGATCGGACGGTGGGGCAGGGGGTCCGCGTGCTTGCAGTTTCCAGCCATGGGCCGCAACACTCCTGGCCGCACGTCACCTGGTTCGAACAGGACCTTGAACGCGGCCCGGCCGACGTGCGGGCCGGCACCCTGGTCAGCCTGGGTGCGTTGCGCCACGCCCTGGCCCAGGTGGAACGGGGCATCGGCACGGGGCGGGTGCTGGCCGTGTCACCGGCGCTCGGTGAGCAGTTGGCACTGGTGCGCGGCCGGAAGCTGACCGAATCCGATCGTGAATTGCCGCAGATCGAAGACAGGTTGAGGGCGGCGTGTCGCGAACGCGACATCACGCTGACGCTGCTCAAGCCCAGCCTGGTCTACAGCGGCGGCGATGACGGCAGCTTTGCCCCCACCGCCTGGTCATTGTCGCAACGCAGCGTGCTCTGGCTCGGGCAGGGCGGTTTGCGTCAACCGGTACACGCCGACGACCTGGCCAGCCTTATTCTGCGTTGCCTTCAACTCGGTGATGACAGTGCCGGTAGCTGGAGCCTGGCGGGTGATGAAACCCTGTCGATTGCCGCCATGCTGGAGCGCGTGGCCAGCCGCTTTGGCGTGCCGATTCGCCGGTTGCCCGTCCCGGCATGGTGGGCGCGTCGCAGTCTTGACACGCTCGACCTGAGTCCCGCATTACGTGTGGATCTTGCCGGCCTGTACGGGCATGACCTTCTGCCCGACGATTCCCCCGCCCGCCGTCGGCTGGGTTGGCAGCCACAAGGATTTCGCCCGTGA
- a CDS encoding aldo/keto reductase has translation MPCRQLGRSGPEVSVLGLGCASYWAHPHFPEPEARAVLASALEAGITIYDTGASYGNGLAERRLGRFLRELDVEVDNLVIATKAGTVRDNRGRLTKDFRPRSVVDQLEDSLRRLKLERVGLLQLHGPEVSDLSDELCSTLEKLRTAGKVERLGINGFSPVIEHAIGQAPFDVVMPFLSVVEPANTVLAQRAAEAGQGVLAAGPLARMSFRPPLGNWLTRRAGLWYLARALYNGPGAFLRARRIGRALTHPGWTPAQLAMAWTLEQPGITAAIFGTTRPKHVQELAKTANHPLPEQVRQNLTPNT, from the coding sequence ATGCCCTGTCGACAACTGGGCCGGAGCGGGCCGGAAGTTTCGGTGCTGGGCCTGGGCTGTGCCAGCTACTGGGCTCACCCGCACTTCCCGGAGCCGGAGGCCCGGGCCGTGCTGGCCAGCGCCCTGGAAGCCGGAATCACGATCTACGATACCGGCGCATCCTATGGCAACGGTCTTGCCGAACGGCGCCTGGGGCGTTTCCTGCGCGAACTGGATGTCGAGGTCGACAACCTTGTCATCGCCACCAAGGCCGGCACCGTGCGTGACAACCGGGGCCGGTTGACCAAGGACTTTCGACCGCGATCGGTCGTCGATCAGCTCGAAGACAGTCTCAGACGCCTCAAGCTGGAGCGGGTCGGGCTGCTGCAATTGCACGGCCCCGAGGTCAGTGACCTGAGCGATGAGTTGTGTTCCACCCTTGAGAAGCTTCGTACTGCTGGCAAGGTGGAGAGGCTGGGCATCAACGGGTTCAGCCCGGTCATCGAGCACGCGATCGGACAAGCGCCATTCGACGTGGTCATGCCGTTCCTGTCCGTGGTCGAGCCGGCCAACACGGTGCTTGCCCAAAGAGCGGCCGAGGCCGGCCAGGGCGTGCTCGCCGCCGGCCCCCTGGCCCGCATGAGTTTTCGTCCACCGCTGGGGAACTGGCTGACCCGGCGTGCCGGTCTCTGGTACCTGGCTCGCGCCCTCTACAACGGTCCCGGCGCCTTCCTGCGCGCCCGCCGCATAGGCCGGGCCCTGACCCACCCCGGCTGGACCCCCGCCCAACTCGCCATGGCCTGGACCCTCGAACAACCCGGCATCACCGCCGCCATCTTCGGCACCACCCGCCCCAAACACGTCCAAGAACTGGCAAAAACCGCCAACCACCCCCTACCAGAACAAGTCCGCCAAAACCTAACCCCTAACACCTAA
- the ettA gene encoding energy-dependent translational throttle protein EttA, translated as MAQYVYTMHRVSKVVPPNRTLIKDVSLSFFPGAKIGVLGLNGAGKSTVLRIMAGVDKEFDGEARPQPGIRIGYLPQEPELPEGQTVRETVMDGVGELRDMLKRFDEISDRFAEPMSDEEMTELLAEQAELQDKIDAAGGWEIDRTLEVAAEALRLPDWDAKVDVLSGGERRRVALCRLLLSKPDMLLLDEPTNHLDAESVAWLERFLDEFPGTVMAVTHDRYFLDNVAGWILEMDRGHGIPFEGNYTSWLEQKEARLAVEEKQEQARQKEIRHELEWVRSNQKGRQAKSKARLKQFEELNSKEVQKRNETQQIYIPPGPRLGDKVIEANGLYKGFEDKLLIEDLSFKVPPGAIVGIIGANGAGKTTLFRMIAGQEQPDRGTLEVGETVELGYVDQKRDSLSDDRQVWEEISDGADEIHVGNYRIPARAYASRFNFKGSEQQKRIGQLSGGERNRVHLAKVLRSGANVLMLDEPTNDLDVETLRALEEGLLAFPGCVLVTSHDRWFLDRIATHVLAFEGDSHVEWFEGNFTDYEKDLKRRRGDQAGPRRIKYKRLKD; from the coding sequence ATGGCCCAGTACGTCTACACCATGCACCGCGTCTCCAAGGTGGTGCCGCCCAATCGGACTCTGATCAAGGATGTCTCGCTGTCGTTTTTCCCCGGCGCCAAGATTGGCGTGCTGGGTCTCAACGGGGCGGGCAAGTCGACGGTGCTGCGCATCATGGCCGGCGTCGACAAGGAGTTTGACGGCGAGGCCCGGCCGCAGCCAGGCATCCGCATCGGCTACCTGCCGCAGGAACCGGAACTGCCCGAGGGCCAGACCGTGCGCGAGACGGTCATGGACGGCGTCGGTGAACTGCGGGACATGCTCAAGCGCTTCGACGAAATCTCGGATCGCTTCGCCGAGCCAATGAGCGACGAGGAGATGACCGAACTGCTGGCCGAGCAGGCCGAGTTGCAGGACAAGATCGATGCCGCCGGCGGCTGGGAGATCGACCGCACGCTGGAAGTGGCCGCCGAAGCCCTGCGCCTGCCGGACTGGGATGCGAAGGTCGACGTGCTCTCCGGCGGCGAGCGCCGCCGCGTCGCGCTGTGTCGCCTGCTGCTGTCAAAGCCTGACATGCTGTTGCTCGACGAGCCCACCAACCACCTCGATGCCGAGTCGGTGGCCTGGCTGGAACGCTTCCTGGACGAATTCCCCGGGACCGTCATGGCGGTGACTCATGACCGCTACTTCCTCGACAATGTCGCCGGCTGGATCCTGGAAATGGATCGGGGCCATGGTATTCCGTTTGAAGGCAACTACACCTCCTGGCTGGAGCAGAAGGAAGCCCGCCTGGCCGTGGAAGAGAAACAGGAGCAGGCCCGCCAGAAGGAAATCCGGCACGAACTGGAATGGGTGCGCTCGAACCAGAAAGGCCGCCAGGCCAAGTCCAAGGCCCGCCTGAAGCAGTTCGAGGAACTCAACTCCAAGGAAGTCCAGAAGCGCAACGAAACCCAGCAGATCTACATTCCGCCCGGCCCGCGCCTGGGCGACAAGGTGATCGAGGCCAATGGTCTGTACAAGGGCTTCGAGGACAAGCTGCTGATCGAGGATTTGAGCTTCAAGGTGCCGCCGGGGGCCATCGTCGGCATCATTGGCGCCAACGGCGCCGGCAAGACCACCCTGTTTCGCATGATCGCCGGCCAGGAACAGCCCGACCGCGGCACGCTGGAGGTCGGCGAGACCGTCGAGCTGGGCTACGTCGACCAGAAGCGCGACAGCCTCTCCGACGACCGGCAGGTGTGGGAAGAAATTTCCGACGGCGCCGACGAGATCCATGTCGGCAACTACCGCATCCCGGCCCGTGCCTACGCCAGCCGCTTCAACTTCAAGGGCTCGGAGCAGCAGAAACGTATCGGCCAGCTCTCCGGCGGCGAACGCAACCGCGTCCACCTGGCCAAGGTGCTTCGCTCAGGTGCCAACGTGCTGATGCTCGACGAACCCACCAACGATCTCGACGTCGAAACCCTGCGCGCCCTGGAAGAAGGCCTGCTCGCCTTCCCCGGCTGCGTGCTGGTGACCTCGCATGATCGCTGGTTCCTCGACCGCATCGCCACCCACGTGCTGGCCTTCGAAGGCGATTCCCATGTCGAATGGTTCGAGGGCAACTTCACCGACTACGAGAAGGACCTCAAGCGCCGGCGCGGTGATCAGGCCGGGCCGCGGCGGATCAAGTACAAGCGGTTGAAGGATTGA
- a CDS encoding NAD-dependent epimerase/dehydratase family protein: MHILVTGGGGFLGQAIVRQLLDRGDTVSVINRSAYPELEALGVTCHRGDISDPQAVLAASEGVDAVIHVAAKAGPGLYAPDFVAANVEGTRNVLAACRQHGIGVLVHTSSPSVVHAGGDIEGDDESLPYPDHFLAPYPATKAAAERMALAASDERLKVCALRPHLIWGPGDNQLLPRLIEKNRSGRLRVPAPEKLIDTVYIDNAARAHVLALDNLCGEATAAGKAYFISNGEPLPVRDILTRWMEAYGETPRIGTVPRPVAMAVATVAEGIWRLLRKRSDPPLTRFVVEHLATAHWYDLSAARRDLGYRPEVSIAEGLERLAAAAATAPGQEEAP, from the coding sequence ATGCACATCCTCGTCACCGGCGGCGGTGGTTTTCTTGGCCAGGCGATCGTGCGGCAGTTGCTGGATCGTGGCGATACGGTTTCGGTCATCAACCGCTCGGCCTATCCGGAGCTGGAAGCGCTGGGTGTGACCTGTCACCGTGGTGATATCAGCGATCCTCAGGCCGTGCTGGCTGCCAGCGAAGGGGTCGATGCGGTCATTCACGTCGCCGCCAAGGCCGGACCCGGTCTTTATGCGCCTGATTTTGTTGCGGCCAACGTGGAAGGCACCCGGAATGTGCTGGCGGCCTGTCGTCAGCATGGTATTGGTGTGCTGGTGCATACCTCATCGCCCAGTGTGGTGCATGCCGGTGGCGATATCGAGGGTGATGACGAATCGCTGCCCTATCCCGATCACTTCCTGGCGCCTTATCCGGCCACCAAGGCGGCTGCAGAGCGCATGGCGCTGGCGGCCAGCGATGAGCGGCTGAAAGTCTGTGCGCTGCGCCCCCACCTGATCTGGGGCCCGGGTGACAACCAGTTGCTGCCGCGCCTGATCGAGAAGAATCGCAGCGGGCGCTTGCGGGTGCCGGCACCGGAAAAGCTGATCGATACCGTCTATATCGACAATGCGGCCCGGGCCCATGTGCTGGCGCTGGACAATCTCTGCGGCGAGGCCACGGCAGCCGGCAAGGCGTACTTCATTTCCAATGGCGAGCCCTTGCCCGTCAGGGACATTCTTACGCGCTGGATGGAGGCCTACGGCGAGACGCCGCGCATTGGCACGGTACCCAGGCCCGTGGCCATGGCGGTGGCGACGGTGGCCGAGGGCATCTGGCGCCTGCTGCGCAAGCGCAGCGATCCGCCGCTGACGCGCTTTGTGGTGGAGCATCTGGCCACTGCCCACTGGTACGACCTCAGCGCCGCCAGGCGCGATCTGGGCTATCGGCCCGAGGTAAGCATCGCCGAAGGGCTCGAGCGTCTGGCTGCCGCAGCAGCAACAGCGCCGGGTCAGGAAGAGGCCCCGTAA